Proteins encoded together in one Acholeplasma hippikon window:
- a CDS encoding MFS transporter, producing the protein MASILLVIIYIAFISLGLPDSLLGSAWPVIYKDLNIPISSMGMLTMLISFGTITSSLFASKLNHKFGSGLVTSISVFLTAIAMFGFSISNSLLMLSLFAFPYGFGAGAIDSTLNNYVSLHYKKKHMNFLHAFWGIGTLVGPFAMSYAISNKLGWQKGYEVVAMIQLVISLIVFGSLFMWKKQREEQQNEQEHLNIFQVLKIKHIKYLMFAFLLYTGFEATMFNWVSTYLVKDKGISEDLGALLASIFFIGMTVGRIISGILSNKVKSKHIIRIGFLLIITGMIVILFSFIYYQVAVLGIIIAGLGAAPIFPSIIHRTPSLFDRKKSQAIISIEMFFAYSGVVLMPAIFGLIANYVTIQSLPLYILIIIIISFILLETLNKKVKNT; encoded by the coding sequence ATGGCATCTATTTTATTAGTTATTATTTATATAGCATTTATTAGTTTGGGTTTACCAGATTCTTTATTAGGTTCAGCATGGCCTGTAATTTATAAAGATTTAAATATACCAATTTCATCTATGGGCATGTTAACGATGCTGATTTCATTTGGAACAATTACATCAAGTTTGTTTGCGAGTAAACTTAATCATAAGTTTGGCTCTGGACTCGTCACTAGTATATCCGTTTTCTTAACGGCGATTGCAATGTTTGGGTTTAGTATCTCAAACTCACTTTTAATGCTTTCTCTTTTTGCTTTCCCTTATGGATTTGGTGCTGGTGCAATTGATTCGACATTAAACAATTATGTTTCACTCCATTATAAAAAGAAACATATGAACTTTTTACACGCTTTTTGGGGAATTGGAACTTTAGTAGGTCCATTTGCAATGAGTTATGCAATTTCAAATAAATTAGGGTGGCAAAAAGGTTATGAAGTTGTTGCAATGATTCAACTAGTTATCTCATTAATTGTTTTTGGATCATTATTTATGTGGAAGAAACAAAGAGAAGAACAACAAAATGAACAAGAACACTTAAACATTTTTCAAGTACTTAAAATAAAGCATATTAAGTATTTGATGTTTGCATTTTTACTTTATACAGGATTTGAAGCGACAATGTTTAACTGGGTAAGTACGTATCTTGTCAAAGATAAAGGAATTAGTGAGGATTTAGGTGCATTACTCGCATCAATTTTCTTTATTGGCATGACAGTAGGTAGAATCATTTCGGGTATATTATCAAATAAAGTGAAATCAAAACATATCATTCGTATTGGATTTTTACTTATTATAACTGGGATGATTGTAATCTTATTTTCATTTATATATTATCAAGTAGCAGTTTTAGGTATTATTATTGCAGGGTTAGGTGCTGCACCAATTTTTCCTTCAATTATTCATCGAACACCGAGTTTATTTGATAGAAAAAAATCTCAAGCAATAATTTCGATTGAAATGTTTTTTGCATATTCTGGAGTTGTACTTATGCCAGCTATTTTTGGTTTAATCGCAAATT
- a CDS encoding YaaA family protein: MIIFISPSKTFTNSIKPGKSILFKDKTERLFNEIKSFKKDEIKIKFDLSDKLVDEVYDYYHKEQTLSQAIIRYGGILYKSLDAETLNFKDNQIFILSAMYGLVPHDAEIKKYRIDFTHRMLGNLYHYWKKDLTHYMKLEFKNEILIDLTSKEFEDLIIKPKYRIDFKVLNQKTTPTVLLKQMRGLFAREIVNKNIQTLDQIKSLVINDFKFNQELSTEFEFIFTK, from the coding sequence ATGATTATTTTTATTTCACCAAGTAAAACTTTTACAAATTCAATCAAACCAGGGAAATCTATTTTATTTAAAGATAAGACAGAAAGATTATTTAATGAAATTAAATCATTTAAAAAAGATGAAATTAAAATAAAATTCGACTTATCCGATAAATTAGTAGATGAGGTTTATGATTATTACCATAAAGAACAAACATTAAGCCAAGCAATTATTCGCTATGGCGGTATTCTTTATAAGTCTTTAGATGCAGAAACATTAAACTTTAAAGATAATCAAATTTTCATTTTATCAGCAATGTATGGTTTAGTTCCACATGATGCAGAAATTAAAAAATATCGAATTGATTTTACGCATCGTATGTTAGGAAATCTCTATCACTACTGGAAAAAAGATTTAACTCACTATATGAAACTTGAGTTCAAAAATGAAATATTAATTGATTTAACAAGCAAAGAATTTGAAGATTTAATTATCAAACCAAAATATCGAATTGATTTTAAAGTATTAAATCAAAAAACAACACCGACTGTATTACTTAAACAAATGCGTGGTTTATTTGCTAGAGAAATCGTTAATAAAAACATACAAACACTCGATCAGATTAAATCGTTAGTTATTAATGATTTTAAATTTAATCAAGAACTTTCAACTGAATTTGAGTTCATCTTTACAAAGTAA